The Desulfuromonas versatilis genome has a segment encoding these proteins:
- a CDS encoding winged helix-turn-helix transcriptional regulator produces MQATEPDYKCGVEVTLEVIGGKWKGVILWHLKRKTLRFSQLRRRLPGVTQKMLTQQLRELERDGMVHREVFPEVPPRVEYSLTKTGWEVVPILELMCQWGTARLQGRQEEKEMAQAS; encoded by the coding sequence ATGCAGGCTACGGAACCAGACTACAAGTGCGGCGTCGAGGTGACCCTCGAGGTCATCGGCGGGAAATGGAAAGGGGTGATCCTCTGGCACCTGAAGCGCAAGACCCTGCGCTTCAGCCAGCTGCGGCGGCGCCTGCCGGGGGTGACGCAGAAGATGCTCACCCAGCAGCTGCGCGAACTGGAGCGCGACGGCATGGTGCACCGCGAGGTTTTTCCCGAGGTGCCGCCGCGGGTGGAGTATTCGCTGACCAAAACCGGCTGGGAAGTGGTGCCGATACTCGAGCTGATGTGCCAGTGGGGAACGGCCCGCCTGCAGGGCCGGCAGGAGGAGAAGGAGATGGCGCAGGCCTCGTGA
- a CDS encoding restriction endonuclease-like protein gives MPEILKLITHDWTLAVWTKDVETPRNRLSDTLATRGKILPVGAVRLTPPVASLKYIIEDRGTEETAPGNAVPLPSPIFFENRTYEFDFQFSSSVDGSFQPEILHRLNSVVAGFRFTGSSLRGTINFGNDVGWVRLGLKYATCSKVVEQFVTFEVLPTKMDLEGDFNLIHRVIDETYPLWRFSFAQKTDQTLSRIRKPHERFFLLWLANFNSLRAELEDATMLICRSPHSRLLPEERFLRADRLKGRISPKLEERVARQLREGESHRRHRVETKKLSVDTPENRFVKMVLNRCARDLSVFIGKSRHMNSQTDKPRLSEAFFGELDGWYKTLRQRLADPLFREVGDFNGLSSESLVLHHRAGYAKAYRIWQELKLYLDLFGRHASISLKSISELYEVWCFLEIRRILLERLDFKEVKSKKALLKFKDFEKSMRDGIGAAFEFERPDGLRIRLAHEPSFSTASNPKAGKIYSWTTTQEPDIFLEASFPSGDRIHWVFDAKYRIEDAEESLDLIPEEAINQMHRYRDALIYLSEADDGTLEKSRPVVGAFVLYPGWFDDGEKENPYTGAIDAVGIGGFPLLPGANNLWLESFLRERLGDLSGMEKPYPEASPDIHYLREPVRIYSTGLAGGHYQDLTLVAQPKNHNKEYINRFRSGGPRWYHVPVDTTVKKQISRAMMREIRNCAFAVHHPGEPNRRIEYLYDVLSVKVVKRKELTHEQAGLVKPGDESDYWLLELGSSRCLQSPVIVPGLRGFRFRLTGAKELLMAADWGELPVRYALDRFF, from the coding sequence ATGCCTGAGATACTGAAACTCATAACCCATGATTGGACTCTAGCTGTTTGGACCAAAGATGTCGAAACGCCACGAAACAGGCTTTCCGACACTTTGGCTACGCGCGGCAAAATCTTGCCGGTCGGTGCGGTCAGGCTGACGCCGCCTGTGGCATCCCTTAAATACATCATCGAAGACCGCGGGACAGAAGAAACCGCTCCGGGAAACGCCGTACCCCTACCCTCACCCATATTTTTCGAGAATCGCACCTACGAGTTTGATTTTCAGTTTTCTTCTAGCGTCGATGGTTCGTTTCAGCCCGAAATCCTTCATCGGTTGAATTCAGTCGTCGCAGGCTTTCGTTTCACCGGTTCGAGCCTGAGGGGTACCATCAATTTCGGCAATGATGTCGGATGGGTTCGCCTCGGCTTGAAATACGCGACATGTTCAAAAGTAGTCGAACAATTTGTTACCTTTGAGGTCCTCCCGACCAAAATGGACCTGGAGGGAGATTTCAATCTCATCCATCGGGTCATAGATGAAACATATCCGCTCTGGCGTTTCTCCTTCGCACAGAAAACGGATCAGACCCTCTCCAGAATTAGAAAGCCTCACGAGCGATTCTTCCTTCTCTGGCTGGCCAACTTTAATAGCCTCCGTGCGGAATTGGAAGATGCCACCATGTTGATCTGTCGATCTCCTCACTCGAGGTTGCTCCCTGAGGAGCGTTTCCTGAGAGCGGATCGACTTAAGGGCAGGATATCCCCGAAACTTGAAGAGCGTGTAGCTCGACAGTTAAGAGAAGGAGAGTCACACCGTCGTCACAGGGTTGAAACGAAAAAACTATCCGTTGATACGCCAGAGAACAGATTCGTAAAAATGGTCCTGAACCGCTGTGCCAGAGACCTGTCCGTATTCATAGGCAAGTCAAGGCATATGAATAGCCAAACGGATAAGCCGCGACTCAGTGAGGCCTTTTTTGGGGAACTCGACGGGTGGTACAAAACGTTGCGGCAACGTTTGGCCGATCCTTTGTTTAGAGAAGTTGGCGACTTCAACGGGCTCTCAAGTGAATCGCTGGTTTTGCATCACCGGGCAGGTTATGCGAAAGCATATCGAATCTGGCAGGAGCTCAAACTTTATCTTGATCTCTTTGGCCGGCACGCCTCAATTTCTTTGAAATCCATTTCAGAGTTATATGAAGTCTGGTGTTTTCTGGAAATTCGCCGAATCCTACTTGAAAGGCTCGACTTCAAGGAAGTTAAATCGAAAAAAGCATTGCTGAAATTCAAGGATTTTGAAAAAAGTATGAGGGATGGTATCGGTGCCGCCTTCGAATTCGAACGTCCCGATGGCCTCCGAATAAGGCTGGCCCATGAACCGAGTTTCTCAACCGCTTCAAACCCGAAGGCGGGAAAGATCTATTCTTGGACAACCACGCAAGAACCGGACATCTTTCTTGAAGCCTCTTTTCCGTCCGGTGATCGTATTCACTGGGTATTTGATGCCAAGTATAGGATAGAGGACGCTGAAGAAAGCCTCGACTTGATACCTGAAGAAGCAATCAACCAAATGCATCGTTATAGGGATGCCCTGATTTATCTGTCCGAAGCAGACGATGGCACCTTGGAAAAGAGTCGCCCCGTTGTAGGGGCCTTCGTGCTCTACCCCGGGTGGTTTGATGACGGGGAAAAGGAGAATCCCTATACCGGAGCGATTGACGCTGTCGGTATTGGTGGTTTCCCCCTACTGCCGGGTGCGAATAATCTCTGGCTGGAGTCTTTCTTGCGCGAACGTTTGGGAGACCTGTCCGGGATGGAAAAACCTTATCCTGAGGCTTCGCCGGATATTCATTACTTGAGGGAACCGGTGCGTATCTATTCTACTGGTTTAGCCGGTGGCCACTACCAAGATCTAACACTTGTCGCACAACCTAAAAATCACAATAAAGAGTATATAAATAGGTTCAGGAGTGGTGGTCCACGGTGGTATCACGTCCCCGTCGACACAACTGTTAAAAAACAGATTTCGCGTGCAATGATGCGTGAAATCAGAAATTGTGCCTTTGCAGTTCACCATCCTGGCGAACCTAATCGTCGTATTGAGTATCTTTATGATGTCCTGTCGGTGAAAGTTGTAAAACGTAAAGAATTGACACATGAACAGGCGGGGCTGGTTAAACCAGGGGACGAGTCTGATTATTGGTTGCTGGAACTCGGCTCATCCCGGTGTTTGCAATCGCCCGTAATTGTTCCGGGTTTAAGGGGCTTCAGATTTCGACTAACCGGAGCGAAAGAGCTTCTAATGGCTGCAGACTGGGGAGAGTTGCCGGTCAGATATGCCTTGGATAGATTCTTTTAA
- the sucD gene encoding succinate--CoA ligase subunit alpha produces the protein MSILINRDSKIVVQGITGKAGLFHTRQCRQYGSRIVAGVTPGKGGMHIEGIPVFDTMNEAVEFTGANVSMIFVPPPGAADAILEACEARIDLAVCITEGVPIRDMVMAKRYLNTSRTRLIGPNCPGLITPGECKVGIMPGYIHKPGKIGVVSRSGTLTYEAVKQLSDAGLGQSTCVGIGGDPIIGMKFIDVLELFNEDPQTEGVFMIGEIGGSAEEDAAHWIRDNMKKPVAAFIAGVTAPPGRRMGHAGAIISGGKGMAADKIAALRECGVTVAESPTRMGEAMIAALN, from the coding sequence ATGTCCATCCTCATCAACCGGGATTCGAAGATCGTCGTCCAGGGGATTACCGGCAAGGCCGGCCTGTTCCATACCCGCCAGTGCCGCCAGTATGGCAGCCGGATCGTCGCCGGGGTCACCCCGGGCAAGGGGGGGATGCATATCGAGGGGATCCCGGTGTTTGACACCATGAACGAGGCCGTGGAGTTCACCGGGGCCAACGTCTCGATGATCTTCGTTCCTCCCCCCGGGGCCGCCGACGCCATCCTCGAGGCCTGCGAGGCGCGCATCGACCTGGCGGTCTGCATCACCGAGGGGGTGCCGATCCGCGACATGGTCATGGCCAAGCGCTACCTCAACACCAGCCGCACCCGATTGATCGGCCCCAACTGCCCGGGGCTGATCACCCCCGGCGAGTGCAAGGTCGGCATCATGCCCGGCTACATCCACAAACCGGGCAAAATCGGCGTGGTTTCGCGCAGCGGCACCCTGACCTACGAGGCGGTCAAGCAACTCAGCGACGCGGGGCTCGGCCAGTCGACCTGCGTCGGTATCGGCGGCGACCCGATCATCGGCATGAAGTTCATCGACGTGCTGGAACTGTTCAACGAGGATCCGCAGACCGAGGGGGTGTTCATGATCGGCGAGATCGGCGGCAGCGCCGAGGAAGACGCCGCCCACTGGATCCGCGACAACATGAAAAAGCCGGTGGCGGCCTTCATCGCCGGGGTCACCGCCCCGCCCGGGCGGCGCATGGGGCACGCCGGGGCGATCATCTCCGGTGGCAAGGGGATGGCCGCCGACAAGATCGCCGCCCTGCGCGAGTGCGGGGTCACCGTGGCGGAAAGTCCGACGCGGATGGGGGAGGCGATGATTGCGGCGTTGAATTAA
- the sucC gene encoding ADP-forming succinate--CoA ligase subunit beta, producing the protein MNIHEYQAKEILTSYDIPVPRGRVAMTADQVERAAKMLGGRCMVKAQIYAGGRGKAGGVKLVHHPEQAHELAKDLFGRRLVTPQTGPEGLKVRRILVEETVEVAREFYLSITLDRSSSRYCIIASAEGGVDIEETAARHPEKIHKLTIDPFTGLRPFQARKIALGLGLTGALAEDCVTLVLNLYRCCQEKDCSLVEINPLVVTKAEWLLAMDAKINFDDNALFRHWEYNDMVDYSQMDPLEISAGKFDLAYIKLAGDIGCMVNGAGLAMATLDVLHECGGEPANFLDVGGGATREKVAEAFKIILQDQAVRGVFVNIFGGIMRCDVIAQGIIEAAAEVHCTLPIVVRMDGSQVEEGKQLLLGSGLNVQCVDTLGAGASRIVEMVRGGQA; encoded by the coding sequence ATGAACATTCACGAGTACCAGGCCAAGGAGATCCTCACCAGCTACGACATCCCGGTGCCGCGGGGGCGGGTGGCGATGACCGCCGACCAGGTGGAGCGGGCGGCCAAGATGCTGGGCGGCCGCTGCATGGTCAAGGCGCAGATCTACGCCGGCGGCCGCGGCAAGGCGGGCGGGGTGAAGCTGGTGCACCACCCGGAGCAGGCCCACGAGCTGGCCAAGGACCTCTTCGGCAGGCGCCTGGTGACCCCCCAGACCGGTCCGGAGGGGCTCAAGGTGCGGCGTATCCTGGTCGAGGAGACGGTGGAGGTGGCCCGCGAGTTCTACCTCTCCATCACCCTGGATCGCTCCAGCAGCCGCTACTGCATCATCGCTTCGGCCGAAGGCGGGGTGGACATCGAGGAGACCGCCGCCCGCCACCCGGAGAAGATCCACAAGCTCACCATCGACCCCTTCACCGGGCTGCGCCCCTTCCAGGCGCGCAAGATCGCCCTCGGCCTGGGGCTCACCGGGGCCCTGGCCGAGGACTGCGTCACCCTGGTCCTCAATCTCTACCGCTGCTGCCAGGAAAAAGACTGCTCACTGGTGGAGATCAACCCCCTGGTGGTGACCAAGGCCGAGTGGCTGCTGGCCATGGACGCCAAGATCAATTTCGACGACAACGCGCTGTTTCGCCACTGGGAGTACAACGACATGGTCGATTACTCGCAGATGGACCCGCTGGAGATCAGCGCCGGCAAGTTCGACCTGGCCTACATCAAGCTGGCCGGCGACATCGGCTGCATGGTCAACGGCGCGGGGCTGGCCATGGCCACCCTCGACGTGCTCCATGAATGCGGCGGCGAGCCGGCCAACTTCCTCGACGTCGGCGGCGGGGCGACCCGCGAGAAGGTGGCCGAGGCCTTCAAGATCATCCTCCAGGACCAGGCCGTGAGGGGGGTGTTCGTCAACATCTTCGGCGGCATCATGCGCTGCGACGTCATCGCCCAGGGGATCATCGAGGCCGCCGCCGAGGTGCACTGCACCCTGCCCATTGTGGTGCGCATGGACGGCTCGCAGGTCGAGGAGGGGAAACAGCTGCTGCTCGGCTCGGGGCTCAACGTGCAGTGCGTCGACACCCTGGGGGCGGGGGCAAGCCGCATCGTCGAGATGGTGCGAGGAGGGCAGGCGTAG
- a CDS encoding DNA cytosine methyltransferase, protein MKSVGLFAGIGGVELGFERAGIQCVHLCEINEGAAEVLKRGFPGVPLSYDVKKLTTIPDVDIVAGGFPCQNLSLVGDNKGIHGEKSGLVNDFFRLIESKRKKPTWIVLENVPFMLWQRKGEAMRYVIGLLEGLGYRWAYRVVDARAFGRPQRRRRVLFAASRTEDPRTVLFSDEAFADYDTDHGNSPCGFYWTEGRAGLGWAPNATPTLKGGSSVGIPSLPAIWFRRTGELATPHICDAERLQGFRAGWTDVEVNGKPIRLGFRCGMVGNAVSVPMAKWLGGRLVKPGTYESDRTMPQYDGGVWPNAAWGEKGKVFPVEITEYPKKYKYKGLEEFLKYPTKPLSERAASGFLKRARSGKLRFAEGFLEAVEAHIYESQEV, encoded by the coding sequence ATGAAGTCAGTTGGTTTGTTCGCCGGCATCGGCGGTGTTGAGCTGGGATTCGAACGCGCGGGCATACAATGCGTTCATCTTTGCGAAATCAATGAGGGCGCAGCTGAAGTGTTGAAAAGGGGGTTTCCAGGGGTCCCTTTGTCCTACGACGTAAAAAAGCTTACAACCATTCCGGATGTCGATATCGTCGCCGGCGGGTTTCCATGCCAGAACCTCAGCCTGGTGGGTGACAACAAGGGAATTCACGGAGAGAAGTCGGGTCTTGTCAATGATTTCTTTCGGTTGATTGAATCCAAGCGCAAGAAGCCTACGTGGATAGTACTTGAAAACGTGCCATTCATGCTCTGGCAGCGCAAAGGAGAGGCTATGCGATATGTCATCGGCTTACTTGAAGGCCTTGGCTATCGCTGGGCTTATCGGGTTGTCGATGCGCGCGCCTTCGGTCGTCCCCAAAGAAGAAGGAGGGTCCTGTTTGCCGCATCGAGAACGGAGGATCCTCGAACCGTTCTTTTTTCCGATGAGGCTTTCGCGGATTACGACACCGATCACGGAAACTCGCCGTGCGGATTCTATTGGACCGAAGGGAGGGCCGGTCTTGGTTGGGCGCCAAACGCGACACCGACACTTAAGGGCGGATCGTCGGTGGGGATTCCATCTCTTCCGGCAATCTGGTTCAGAAGAACAGGCGAACTGGCCACACCTCATATCTGCGATGCCGAAAGGCTCCAGGGGTTTCGAGCCGGTTGGACCGATGTGGAAGTAAACGGAAAGCCCATCAGATTGGGATTCAGATGTGGGATGGTGGGCAATGCGGTGTCCGTTCCGATGGCAAAATGGCTGGGAGGGCGCCTGGTCAAACCCGGCACATACGAGTCCGATCGCACAATGCCGCAATACGACGGCGGTGTCTGGCCGAATGCCGCATGGGGAGAGAAGGGCAAGGTCTTTCCAGTAGAAATAACCGAGTACCCGAAGAAATACAAATATAAGGGCCTTGAGGAATTTTTAAAGTACCCGACCAAGCCTCTTTCCGAAAGGGCCGCTTCCGGTTTCCTGAAGCGCGCCCGGTCGGGAAAGTTGCGCTTCGCTGAGGGTTTTCTCGAAGCTGTTGAGGCGCACATATATGAGTCTCAAGAGGTATAA
- a CDS encoding DNA cytosine methyltransferase — translation MSASRPQWSGRRGDVRIADLFCGCGGISLGLMETCRALGKRPDYVFACEMMPDYLDVYSRNFDPDYSISEPIEKIFNRDVGARASDKEKEWGKKIGNLTIAVGGPPCQGHSDLNNYTRRSDPRNSLYMKMARFAEIVEPEHVIIENVLGVRHDKNGVFDTTVEALLKLGYSVDTPLVKGEMIGVPQRRHRAFIVASKTKPLHQGYFDSALKAQYVRERSVRWACEDLLDLEQHSPMDVESKLSGVSKERVDWMFENGAYDLPDRFRPSCHRDKDHTYKSVYGRLYWDKPAWTITTGFLVMGQGRFLHPLRRRVITPHEAARLQFFPDFFDFGVQKRGGYAKMIGNAVPAKMAYAVALELLR, via the coding sequence ATGAGCGCTAGTAGACCTCAATGGTCTGGGCGGAGGGGAGATGTCCGAATTGCCGACCTCTTTTGCGGATGCGGGGGGATCAGTCTTGGTCTGATGGAGACGTGCCGTGCCTTGGGGAAAAGGCCAGATTATGTTTTCGCCTGCGAAATGATGCCGGACTACCTTGACGTATACTCAAGAAATTTCGATCCAGATTACAGCATTTCTGAACCGATAGAGAAAATATTCAATCGGGATGTGGGCGCCAGAGCTTCGGACAAAGAAAAGGAGTGGGGCAAAAAAATCGGGAACCTGACGATTGCTGTCGGCGGGCCTCCTTGCCAGGGACATTCGGATCTCAATAACTATACTCGACGCAGCGATCCAAGGAATTCACTGTACATGAAGATGGCCAGGTTCGCTGAAATCGTTGAACCGGAACACGTAATCATTGAAAATGTCCTTGGAGTCCGGCATGACAAGAATGGTGTTTTCGACACAACCGTGGAAGCACTGCTGAAGCTAGGGTACAGCGTAGACACACCATTGGTTAAGGGGGAAATGATCGGAGTTCCTCAGAGAAGACACAGGGCATTCATCGTGGCTTCTAAAACCAAGCCGCTTCATCAGGGGTACTTCGATTCGGCTCTTAAGGCACAGTATGTTCGGGAGCGCTCCGTGAGATGGGCCTGTGAGGACCTGCTGGATCTTGAGCAGCATTCCCCGATGGACGTTGAGTCCAAGCTGTCCGGCGTGAGCAAGGAAAGAGTTGACTGGATGTTTGAGAATGGCGCTTACGACTTGCCAGACCGCTTTCGTCCATCCTGCCACCGCGACAAGGACCATACCTACAAGTCGGTATATGGCAGGCTGTACTGGGACAAACCCGCGTGGACAATTACCACCGGATTCCTCGTCATGGGACAGGGCAGGTTCCTCCACCCCTTGAGGCGACGCGTTATTACTCCCCATGAAGCCGCCAGGCTCCAGTTTTTTCCCGACTTCTTCGACTTCGGGGTCCAGAAAAGGGGGGGGTATGCCAAGATGATCGGCAATGCCGTCCCAGCGAAAATGGCCTACGCAGTGGCCCTTGAACTGCTTAGATAA
- a CDS encoding YhdH/YhfP family quinone oxidoreductase: MTPETFTALIVEQPEPKKFTRRIGRKKISELPEGELLVKVHYSSLNFKDALSATGNPGVTRNFPHTPGIDAAGEVVECADGSFAPGDKVIVTSYDLGMETDGGYGQYIRVPAKWAVRLPAGLSLRESMILGTAGFTAGLSVLRLAEKVQPGDGDILVTGATGGVGSLAVDILAKAGYRVVAATGKASEADFLKKLGAAEVIGREEVTAGSERPMMKTRWAGVVDAVGGDILAAAIKSTKYGGVVTCCGLVASPELNINVFPFILRGVSLHGIDSAECPMEPRRQVWEKLAGPWKLDNLEATATEVTLAGLEEKIAAILKGQVRGRTLVNLLGS; the protein is encoded by the coding sequence ATGACGCCCGAAACCTTTACCGCCCTGATTGTCGAGCAGCCCGAGCCGAAAAAATTCACCCGCCGCATAGGCAGGAAAAAAATCAGCGAGCTGCCCGAGGGCGAGCTGCTGGTCAAGGTCCATTATTCGTCGCTGAACTTCAAGGACGCCCTGTCGGCCACCGGCAACCCGGGGGTGACCCGCAACTTCCCCCACACCCCGGGCATCGACGCCGCCGGCGAGGTGGTGGAGTGCGCCGACGGCAGCTTCGCCCCGGGCGACAAGGTCATCGTCACCAGCTATGATCTGGGGATGGAGACCGACGGCGGCTACGGCCAGTACATCCGCGTCCCCGCCAAGTGGGCGGTGCGGCTGCCGGCGGGGCTGTCGCTGCGCGAGAGCATGATCCTCGGCACCGCCGGGTTCACCGCCGGGCTTTCGGTGCTGCGGTTGGCGGAGAAGGTCCAGCCCGGCGACGGCGACATCCTGGTCACCGGAGCTACCGGCGGGGTGGGGAGCCTGGCGGTGGACATCCTGGCCAAGGCCGGCTACCGCGTGGTGGCCGCCACCGGCAAGGCGAGCGAGGCGGATTTTCTCAAAAAGCTCGGCGCCGCCGAGGTGATCGGCCGCGAGGAGGTCACAGCTGGTTCTGAACGGCCGATGATGAAGACCCGCTGGGCCGGGGTGGTCGATGCCGTCGGCGGGGACATCCTGGCCGCCGCCATCAAGTCCACCAAGTACGGCGGGGTGGTGACCTGCTGCGGACTGGTCGCCTCGCCCGAGCTGAATATCAACGTTTTCCCCTTTATCCTGCGCGGGGTCAGCCTGCACGGCATCGACAGCGCCGAGTGCCCCATGGAACCGCGCCGCCAGGTCTGGGAAAAGCTGGCCGGCCCCTGGAAACTGGACAATCTCGAGGCAACCGCCACCGAGGTGACCCTGGCCGGTCTCGAAGAGAAGATCGCCGCCATCCTCAAGGGGCAGGTTCGCGGCCGCACCCTGGTCAACCTGCTGGGGAGTTGA
- a CDS encoding McrB family protein: MDKDELVELFKPTPTQREGRAQVDNAKVSAAYRELSSRTGIPEQCFDYRAVSEPNAVTRAPSESIGKRFYQTAGGNDINEWVFFARVGVEITSLEAIASSLRQKLVGACSLAILFATQQDWRVYKIFYAQGHRGKAEKIAEIFEVEGDALVELGPFISFRTAPQIPGGASVPDLSGAIRIPKPFMLLAGISGTGKTRFVREQAKLSSDAHGLKLGDNYRLIPVRPDWHEPSDLLGYISRIGQNGARYIVSDLLRFIVSAWKASAQSANEAGIVCKDPGEMCPFWLCLDEMNLAPVEQYFADYLSILETRNWTDGKYACEPLLKSSKILELCADGQKDLWKDLGIDGDDGLSVGFREYFVSENGGISLPPNLIIAGTVNMDETTHGFSRKVIDRALTIDFGEFYPNDYAEFYEPKFQPKPLSFPILSQVEKACLSGVEADPDGSKTIAFLSALNDVLSGTPFELAYRALNEALLSVVCFAPSGDEQLQAVWDDFLMMKVLPRIEGDREKLQDDGAQSLLTRLSETLEAQLPLVWNSERTDLLRETIAGEQSKLESCRSRKKIEWMREKLNNNGVTAFWP, translated from the coding sequence ATGGACAAGGATGAACTCGTAGAACTGTTTAAACCAACGCCGACCCAAAGGGAGGGGAGGGCTCAGGTCGATAACGCAAAAGTTTCGGCTGCCTATCGGGAGCTCTCAAGTCGCACAGGCATCCCCGAGCAGTGCTTTGACTATCGGGCGGTAAGCGAGCCAAATGCCGTAACTCGCGCTCCTTCAGAAAGCATTGGCAAGCGCTTCTACCAGACCGCAGGTGGTAACGACATAAACGAATGGGTCTTCTTTGCCCGTGTCGGCGTTGAGATAACAAGTCTTGAAGCAATTGCAAGTAGCCTCCGCCAGAAGTTGGTAGGAGCGTGCTCCTTGGCCATCCTCTTTGCCACCCAGCAGGACTGGCGGGTATATAAAATTTTTTATGCGCAAGGCCATCGCGGAAAGGCAGAAAAGATAGCCGAAATTTTTGAGGTAGAAGGTGATGCCCTAGTGGAGCTGGGCCCTTTCATCTCTTTCAGGACCGCGCCCCAAATACCCGGCGGCGCATCGGTGCCCGATCTTTCGGGCGCGATTCGAATTCCCAAGCCATTCATGCTGCTGGCTGGCATTTCCGGAACTGGCAAAACCCGATTTGTTAGAGAACAAGCCAAGTTGTCATCGGATGCGCATGGACTGAAGCTTGGCGATAATTACCGCTTGATCCCTGTTCGGCCGGATTGGCATGAGCCTTCTGACTTGCTCGGATACATATCCCGAATTGGCCAGAACGGCGCACGTTACATCGTCAGTGATCTGTTGAGGTTCATTGTGTCTGCGTGGAAGGCATCTGCTCAGTCGGCCAATGAGGCAGGCATTGTTTGTAAAGACCCCGGAGAAATGTGCCCTTTCTGGCTTTGTCTTGACGAGATGAATCTCGCACCTGTCGAACAATACTTTGCTGATTACCTTTCGATTCTGGAAACACGAAACTGGACAGATGGCAAATACGCATGTGAACCGCTGCTTAAATCATCGAAGATTTTGGAATTGTGTGCCGATGGCCAGAAAGATCTCTGGAAAGACTTGGGAATTGATGGTGACGATGGATTGTCCGTCGGATTTCGGGAATATTTCGTTTCAGAAAATGGAGGTATTTCGTTGCCGCCAAATTTGATAATTGCCGGCACAGTTAATATGGACGAAACTACCCATGGGTTCTCCCGTAAGGTCATCGACCGGGCGTTGACAATCGATTTCGGCGAATTTTATCCGAACGACTACGCAGAGTTTTATGAACCTAAGTTTCAACCCAAGCCCTTGTCTTTTCCAATACTTTCACAGGTTGAGAAAGCGTGTCTTTCCGGGGTTGAAGCCGATCCGGATGGCAGCAAAACAATTGCCTTCTTGTCGGCTTTAAACGACGTCCTTTCCGGTACCCCTTTCGAGTTGGCGTATCGTGCGCTCAATGAAGCCTTGCTTTCGGTTGTTTGCTTTGCCCCTTCCGGTGACGAACAGCTCCAGGCTGTCTGGGATGATTTTCTGATGATGAAGGTTCTGCCCAGAATTGAGGGCGATCGGGAAAAACTCCAAGACGACGGTGCGCAAAGCCTTTTGACGCGGCTTTCTGAAACCTTGGAAGCTCAGCTCCCCCTGGTATGGAATTCTGAGCGCACCGATCTTCTGCGGGAAACGATAGCAGGCGAGCAGTCAAAGTTGGAGTCGTGCCGCAGCAGAAAAAAGATTGAGTGGATGCGGGAAAAGCTCAATAACAACGGCGTTACGGCCTTCTGGCCCTGA